The sequence TGTCGGGCTGACGGCGGCTTGCACCTTGATCCCGCTAGCGCGGGCTCGGCGCATAGATGCAAGCCGGCGCTCGATGCTCGGGCACGTGGGCGTGAGCGCGCGCCGCACTCCATCGTCATCAGTCTCGATGGTCATCGACAGCCAGACGAACGGCAGGTCAGCGAGCAGATCGAAGTCTTTCTCGACCCGTGGTGATCGTGTCTGGACGACGAGCAGGCCAACCGGACGCTCCCGGAACACCTCAAGGATCGAGCGGGTGATCCGTAGCTTCCGCTCGGCCGGCTGGTACGGGTCCGTCGCAGAGCTCATGAAAACCCGTACCGATGCGGCGTCGCGAACCTTATCAAGATCGCAGTGGAGGGCGTCGGCCGCGTTCGTCTTCGCTCGCAGCCATTGTCCCCACGGCTTCCCCGCGTACAAGCCGATGGGCGACTCGGCCACATAGCAGTAGACGCCACAGCCGCCCTCGCCGAAGGCACACCCCATGTACGGATTCAGCGTGTGCGTAAACGCGTGAAGGAAGCCGCTCGCCGGAGTGAGAATCCGACCCGTTTGGACCAACTCGGTGTCCACAGGCTTGAGCACCGTTCACCTCGCCTGATTGATAGCACGGATGTTCTCTTGGCGTCAAGGCCCCGCGCAACGTCCTGGCTCAGATCACCCGCTCCCCGCCCAACTGAAATCCATTCCGGGCTTCTTTCCTCGACAGGACGTAGGCATAGTTGCCGGCCAGACGCATCGCCGCAGTCATGTCCTCGACCATGATGTCGTGGAGTTCGAATTTGCGCATGTGCTCTGCGAGTTCGCGCGGGCGGAGGTCCGCATCTTCGATGATCAGGAAGTCGCAGCGCTTCAGCATCTCGGCGAGGACGCTGGCTCCCGCCGAGGTGATCAGCGCAGATGGGTCGAATCGTCGCACCGGCAAGTAGAGTTCGCCGCCGATCTGCGCGTCATCAGCGACCAGAGTCAGCGCGGCGAAATACCTGGAAAGCGCTGGCTGTGCCAGAACGTGCCCGTCGGCGACCTGGAAGCGCACCGCTGACGTGAGGAGGTCGTCGGGATTCGTTCTCAGCGTCGCCAGCCATTTCGCGGGCGATCGCTCGGCGGGACTGAACCAACGATCGCTCGCCGATGGCGTCGGCAGTTCCGAACGACGCAAGGGACGGACCTCAAACGCGCTCGACATGTCGAGTATCTTGCATGCCAGTCCGAGCCGCATGCCGCGGCGACTTGGCGGGTCGTGCCGCTGTGCGAGCCATGCGCGGTAGTCGACCGGCATGCGCGACAGCCCTTCCGTCGCTGCCCTGACAGCCGGATCCGCGAACGTATCGGACAGCGCGGTTCCGCTGCTGTCGATGAGGATGAACCGAAGGCGCGGATCGATCCCCTCCCCCGTTGCCCAGGCCACGAGTTTCCTGCACAGCTCCGCCGTTAGCGCGCCCGTACCTGCACCGAGATCGAAGAAGTCGAACGTCGCTGCGCCTTGTTCCGGAGCATGTTGCTCTAGCAGCGGTCGGACGGCGTGATCCCACAGTCGATGCGAGCGATCCGCCACGAGCGGATCCGACGACGAGCCAAGACGATTCGCAAGCCCCGAGATCACCGACATGCTCGCACGATCCCCACCCGCCTGGTTCGTCGGATAGACGAGCAGGGACAGATCGCCGTCATCCGACAACGGATAGCGTCGATAGTGGCCGAACGTCGATGGCGCGGCGTCCTTCAGCGCGATCAGCGGAAGAAACCGCATGGTGTGAGGTACGGTGGGCCACTTCAGCCGCGCGAGGAGATAGACCGGATTGCGCAGCGTTGTTGTTGCAGCCGCGAGCCGTTTACCTCTAACGTCGATCACGCTGAACGACTCGAACGTAGCGGCGGCAGTGATCGCTTGTCGCACGGCTGGCGACGTGTTCGCCGCGGTCGCAACCTCTACGAGATCCTCCAGCAAAGACCAATACGCGAGGCAATACGGTTGGACGGTCTCGGCGCCGAAGCCGGACTCGATGTAGGCGTGCCATCTGCTCCGAAGCTCGCCGCAGTTCTCGATCAGGCGGGATGATCCCATCGCCTGAATCGGCCGCCAATGATCCCACCAGTCCGTCGTAGTGACGGACAATGCCCCAGCCGCGCTTAGCGCGATGGAGCTGACGATCCGCGGGCGGCGAAGGCTCGCATCGAGTAGCGCTCGGTCGTACGGGACGGCCCGTCGCTGTTCGTGAGCCAGAACGGTCGGCATCCTTCAAGCTCCTGATCTTCCCAGTTCGTGGCTGACGCGATGAAATCACACGTGGCCGGGCATCTCCCAAGCGCTTCATGGCACTTTCGCCAAAATCGAGCGGCGAAGCCGGAAAGAATTTGGGTTGCCCCGCGGCCGATATCGGAGAGCCAATACTTTGCACGTCGAGTCAACTGCTGGACTTGCGATGTCGTATATTGTGAGTCCGGCAGTTTGCACGGGGAGTAAACAAATGGACTCGGGATATTCAAGCTCTGCGGGAATCTCAGGCGCGACAAGGAGCGAACTCGCGGCCGTGACGGGGCGCGGGCATAGGCTCATCGGCGTTGCGGACGCGGTCAATGCTCTCGGGATCGACGCTCAGGCTGCGGCCATGAAACTGGCACGCTGGGCCGATCAGGGGTGGCTCCGGCGGGTCCGTCGCGGCATGTATATCCCGGTGCCGGTGGACGCGGAAAACCCGAAAGCTTGGACCGAAGACGCGCTCATCATTGCTACCGCGATCTGGTCTCCCTGTTACTTCACGGGCTGGACTGCGGCGAATCATTGGGGTCTGTCCGAGCAGGTCTTCCGCACGGTCGTGCTCAAGACAACTGCCCGGGTGAGGGCCAGCCGCGCCGAGATGCTGGACCACGAGTACCTCGTCGCGCACACCGACAAACGCCATCTGAGTTGGGGCATGGAGTCCGCGTGGCAGGACGGAGTGCGGCTCAACTATGCCGACCCGACGCGCACGGTCGTCGAAATTCTCGACGCACCGCGCCTCGCTGGAGGGATACGCCACGCAGCGGAGATCCTCGGCGCGTATCTTGGTGATCATGATCCCGATCGGCTCATCGACTATGGCGATCGCTTGGGGAATCGCACGGTGTTCAAGCGTCTGGGTTACCTCACCGAGGCGATCGGAGCTGAACAGCCCAGCCTGATCGAAGCATGCCGGCACCGGCTATCCGCAGGTGTGTCCCTGCTCGACCCTGACGGCCCGCGTGGTGGCCTGCGCGTACCTGAGTGGAACCTCCGAGCCAACGTCCATGTGTCTGAGACGAACCCGTCGTGATTCCGTGGCGCGAGATCCTCGCGCTGCGCTCCGAGTGGCAGCTCGATGCCAACGTCATCGAGAAGGACTACGCGCTCGGATGGCTTCTCGCCGGCATCGCCCATGACGATGACCTGTCCGAGACCTGGGTGTTCAAGGGCGGCACTTGCCTCAGGAAGTGCTACTTCGAGACATACCGGCTCTCGGAGGATCTCGACTTCACGGTCACAGACGATGGACCGGAGACACCTGAAGAACTCACACCGATCTTCACCCGTATCGCCGAGTGGATGCGCCGCGAGTCCGGGATCGAAATCGTCGTCGAGGACGGCTCATTCGTCCGTCAACGCAATCGTCGCGGCCATCCGACGACGCAGGGCCGCCTGACGTATCGTGGACCGAACCCACCCGCGCAGCCACCGAAGGTCAAGATCGACATCACGGGCGACGAGTTGTTGGTGGAGGCGCCGGAGATCCGGCCGATCGTGCATCCGTACAGCGACGCGCCACTGCCCGTAAACGGCGTCCGTTGTTACACGCTCACCGAGCTGTGCGGCGAGAAGCTCCGAACGCTCGCCGAGCGCTGCCGACCTCGCGACCTCTACGACGTGGTGCACATGAGCCGACATCCTGACCTTCTCGATCAGCCGACCGCGATCGCGGAAGTCCTCGCACGCAAGTGCGAATTCGTCGGTATCTCAGTACCTGACCTGGCTTCGATCCAAGCTTCACCCTTCCGGGAGGAGATCGCGCGTGAATGGGGGAACATGCTCGGGCATCAGCTGCCGCGCCCCCTCCCACCGTTCGCTGACTTCTGGGGCACGCTCGACGACGTGTTCGCCTGGCTCGCCGGAGAGGCGCATGTCATGCCACTGCCGCGGGCCGAGCTGGGACAGCTCGACGATACATGGATTGCACCGCGCGAGATGACCTCTTGGCGCGGCGGAGCACCGCTCGAACTTGTCCGTTACGCCGGCGCCAACAAAATGAAGGTTGAGATCGACTATCGCGCAGAAGAGGGACTGCGCGGTCCGCGCACGGTCGAACCGTACTCGTTGAGGCGAACGCAGGACGGCAACCTCCTGCTGTTCGTCGTCAACGATCGCAACCAACTACGAGTCTATCGTGTAGACCGGATCGCCGCGGTTCGGCCGACCGG is a genomic window of Dehalococcoidia bacterium containing:
- a CDS encoding radical SAM protein; protein product: MGCAFGEGGCGVYCYVAESPIGLYAGKPWGQWLRAKTNAADALHCDLDKVRDAASVRVFMSSATDPYQPAERKLRITRSILEVFRERPVGLLVVQTRSPRVEKDFDLLADLPFVWLSMTIETDDDGVRRALTPTCPSIERRLASMRRARASGIKVQAAVSPTLPHCPERFADALESAADRVIVDTFYGDGANGRRTRHRPLPKRFAELGWGDWQDISAAQRLFEAVRGRLGEERVVWSQDGFNALAVEARVRAETPDATAVPEPVAAW
- a CDS encoding type IV toxin-antitoxin system AbiEi family antitoxin domain-containing protein; translated protein: MDSGYSSSAGISGATRSELAAVTGRGHRLIGVADAVNALGIDAQAAAMKLARWADQGWLRRVRRGMYIPVPVDAENPKAWTEDALIIATAIWSPCYFTGWTAANHWGLSEQVFRTVVLKTTARVRASRAEMLDHEYLVAHTDKRHLSWGMESAWQDGVRLNYADPTRTVVEILDAPRLAGGIRHAAEILGAYLGDHDPDRLIDYGDRLGNRTVFKRLGYLTEAIGAEQPSLIEACRHRLSAGVSLLDPDGPRGGLRVPEWNLRANVHVSETNPS
- a CDS encoding nucleotidyl transferase AbiEii/AbiGii toxin family protein encodes the protein MIPWREILALRSEWQLDANVIEKDYALGWLLAGIAHDDDLSETWVFKGGTCLRKCYFETYRLSEDLDFTVTDDGPETPEELTPIFTRIAEWMRRESGIEIVVEDGSFVRQRNRRGHPTTQGRLTYRGPNPPAQPPKVKIDITGDELLVEAPEIRPIVHPYSDAPLPVNGVRCYTLTELCGEKLRTLAERCRPRDLYDVVHMSRHPDLLDQPTAIAEVLARKCEFVGISVPDLASIQASPFREEIAREWGNMLGHQLPRPLPPFADFWGTLDDVFAWLAGEAHVMPLPRAELGQLDDTWIAPREMTSWRGGAPLELVRYAGANKMKVEIDYRAEEGLRGPRTVEPYSLRRTQDGNLLLFVVNDRNQLRVYRVDRIAAVRPTGDSFVPRFLVEF